ACCACCGCCCCGCGATGATCGAAGCCGTCAGCCCCACAACGAATGTGCCGACGAACAGCCAGATCAGAAATCCGTAGGAGCTCGAGTGGCCGAAGGCAAGTCGAGGCTGGATGAACCCGTTGACTTGGCCGTCCGTCATGATGTTGTAGGTGCCGTCGGCGGGTATCTGCGCCACCCACACCCGAAGGTGTGCGTCATTGTTGACTGTCGTTGTGCTGCCGATGTTTTCGGTCAACGCAGGTTGTGCGACGCCGTCGGGCGGAGTGATCGTGACGCCGAGCGGCGGCACCGGCAAGCCGCCGTTGGGACTGCCGATCACTACCGTATGCAGGCTGACGGTGACTTCGCCTTGGGGCAGATGCAGACTGCCCGAGCCAGGGATGGGAACCTCGCCGTACGCGTTGTACTCGTCCAGAAAAAATATGTTGAGCACCACGGCGACGATGAAGCCGGCCACCGACATGATCGTCACGACGACGGCCGAGATAAAGGAAATCCTGGCGGGCAGTCTGCTCCACATCTTCCGGAGTGTGTCACTGCTAGTGACCCGTGGCCAGCTAAGGAGCACACTATTAGCCATGTCCAACGATCTCGTCGCGACCGTGCCGGATCTGTCCGGGAAGCTGGTCGTCGTCACCGGCGCCAACAGTGGTCTGGGTTTCGGGCTGGCCAGGCGGCTCTCCGCGGCCGGCGCCGATGTCGTCATGGCGATCCGCAATCGGGTCAAGGGTGAGGCGGCGATCGAAAAGATCCGCAGCAGCGTGCCCGACGCGAAGCTGACGATCAAATCGCTCGACCTGTCCTCGTTGGCCTCGGTCGCTGTGCTGGGCGAGCAACTCAACGCCGAAGGCCGGCCGATCGACATCCTGATCAACAACGCCGGGGTGATGACGCCCCCGAAACGCGACACCACCGCCGACGGTTTCGAATTGCAGTTCGGCAGCAACCATCTCGGGCACTTCGCGCTGACCGGGCATCTGCTGCCACTGTTGCGCGCCGCGCAGCGTGCCCGGGTCGTCTCGCTGAGCAGTCTGGCGGCCAGCCAAAGTGGCAAGATCCATTTCGACGACCTGCAGTTCGAGAAGTCCTACGCGCCGATGTCGGCCTACGGCCAGTCGAAGATCGCGGTGCTGATGTTCGCCCGCGAGCTGGACAAGCGCAGCCGCGCCGGCGGCTGGGGCATCGTCTCCAATGCCGCACACCCCGGCCTGACCAAGACCAACCTGCAGGTCAGCGGACCTTCGCACGGGCGCGAAAAGCCGGCGCTGATGGAGCGGCTGTACAAGGCGTCGTGGCGTTTCACGCCGTTCCTTTGGCAGGAGATCGACGAGGGGATCCTGCCGGCTCTGTATGCGGCGGCCTCGCCGCAGGCCGAAGGCGGCGAGTTCTACGGACCCCGAGGATTCATGGAGCTTGCCGGCGGTGGAGTGAAAGTGGCCAAAACGCCCGAGCGTGCTCGCAACGAAGATGACTGCCGGCGGCTGTGGGAGGTTTCCGAGGAGCTGACCCGCGTCAGCTATCCGACAATCAACTGGTAACTGACACACGGCTTTTCGTCAAAGCCAATTC
The DNA window shown above is from Mycobacterium sp. Aquia_216 and carries:
- a CDS encoding SDR family oxidoreductase, producing MSNDLVATVPDLSGKLVVVTGANSGLGFGLARRLSAAGADVVMAIRNRVKGEAAIEKIRSSVPDAKLTIKSLDLSSLASVAVLGEQLNAEGRPIDILINNAGVMTPPKRDTTADGFELQFGSNHLGHFALTGHLLPLLRAAQRARVVSLSSLAASQSGKIHFDDLQFEKSYAPMSAYGQSKIAVLMFARELDKRSRAGGWGIVSNAAHPGLTKTNLQVSGPSHGREKPALMERLYKASWRFTPFLWQEIDEGILPALYAAASPQAEGGEFYGPRGFMELAGGGVKVAKTPERARNEDDCRRLWEVSEELTRVSYPTINW
- a CDS encoding SHOCT domain-containing protein, whose amino-acid sequence is MWSRLPARISFISAVVVTIMSVAGFIVAVVLNIFFLDEYNAYGEVPIPGSGSLHLPQGEVTVSLHTVVIGSPNGGLPVPPLGVTITPPDGVAQPALTENIGSTTTVNNDAHLRVWVAQIPADGTYNIMTDGQVNGFIQPRLAFGHSSSYGFLIWLFVGTFVVGLTASIIAGRWLRSTRHKAAAAVVQGASPIVSVGTPQQSPTTAYEPSDEGVRVERLKTLAALRDSGALTEDEFQTEKRRILEED